In a single window of the Osmia bicornis bicornis chromosome 7, iOsmBic2.1, whole genome shotgun sequence genome:
- the LOC114872868 gene encoding UDP-glucosyltransferase 2 — protein sequence MIGLIGRLLVPLIVGWLCDSTVGYNVLLATMGGTKSHTVPFIALGNSLKSRGHNVTLLSAFTGPAANNGLREFVPPIFEAYVGNYTSEWDLVGARFRDEMPISPWDAMRYAWEACESLLRDQVSVSSLRKPEGDPRASWDIAVVDGAYPECLLGILYGENVPTIMLNTVALYSGSIGRQGNPSPWSVTPYFGKSLTQDMNFLQRILNVACLVTLRIMHWIMISGYLQPVLRKYLGDQLPDVRDLTKEIPLTLQNSHYSVADSVPYLANVVNVACLHCKPATQLSPDLETFLQRGFIFVSMGSSVRASGMPEALRQIFVAAFATLPYNVVWKWEGLNIKDLPSNIRTAAWWPQQELLGHPKLRAFVSHGGLLSLHEAAYHGAPTLVLPVFCDHDGNAAQAEKLGYALVMDLARISIGNLREGILKVAAVHNNSYRIAARKRSSLLRELPISPRKLATWWVEHVAKHKGAEHLKSSARYMSVVHYYSVDVIIFYVITLILLVYGLKKLCWRTLFKQVVAKKKFD from the exons ATGATCGGTCTGATCGGTCGATTACTCGTTCCACTGATCGTCGGCTGGCTCTGCGATTCTACCGTGGGATACAACGTGTTGTTGGCCACCATGGGTGGCACTAAATCGCACACGGTGCCGTTTATCGCTTTGGGTAATAGTCTGAAGTCTCGGGGACACAATGTGACACTTTTGAGCGCGTTCACTGGACCAGCGGCTAATAATGGACTGCGGGAATTCGTTCCTCCCATCTTCGAG GCCTACGTCGGGAATTACACGTCGGAATGGGATCTGGTGGGTGCTAGATTTCGAGATGAAATGCCTATCTCACCGTGGGATGCAATGCGATATGCCTGGGAGGCTTGCGAGTCGCTTCTTCGCGACCAAGTATCTGTCTCTTCTCTAAGAAAGCCTGAAGGCGATCCTCGGGCAAGCTGGGACATCGCGGTCGTGGACGGTGCCTATCCGGAGTGTCTTCTCGGGATACTTTACGGGGAAAATGTGCCCACCATTATGCTGAACACG GTAGCTCTGTACAGCGGTTCCATTGGTCGTCAGGGTAATCCTTCTCCCTGGTCCGTCACGCCGTATTTCGGTAAATCTCTCACCCAGGACATGAACTTCCTTCAGAGGATCCTGAACGTCGCCTGTCTAGTTACCTTAAGAATCATGCACTGGATCATGATCAGTGGATACCTTCAACCGGTTTTGAGAAAATATTTGG GAGACCAATTACCCGACGTACGAGACCTGACCAAAGAGATTCCCCTGACCTTGCAGAACAGTCATTACAGCGTCGCTGATTCCGTTCCCTACTTGGCGAACGTGGTGAACGTTGCCTGCCTCCATTGCAAGCCTGCTACTCAGCTCAGTCCTGACTTGGAGACCTTTTTGCAACGCG GTTTCATCTTCGTGTCCATGGGTTCGTCGGTTCGCGCTTCGGGGATGCCAGAGGCGCTCCGACAGATTTTCGTCGCAGCCTTCGCCACCCTTCCTTACAACGTCGTGTGGAAATGGGAAGGTTTGAACATCAAAGATCTGCCATCAAATATTAGAACAGCGGCGTGGTGGCCGCAACAAGAGCTACTTGGACATCCGAAGCTGCGAGCCTTCGTCTCTCACGGTGGACTTTTGTCCCTCCACGAGGCGGCTTATCATGGCGCTCCAACCCTCGTCTTGCCGGTGTTTTGCGACCATGATGGAAACGCGGCTCAAGCTG AGAAATTAGGCTACGCCTTGGTGATGGATTTGGCCAGAATATCGATTGGAAATCTTCGCGAAGGTATCCTTAAGGTAGCTGCGGTACACAACAATTCGTACCGAATAGCAGCGAGGAAAAGAAGTTCTTTATTAAGAGAACTGCCTATTAGTCCCAGGAAATTAGCCACTTGGTGGGTGGAACACGTCGCCAAGCACAAAGGAGCTGAACATTTGAAAAGCTCTGCGAG GTACATGAGTGTCGTTCATTATTACTCTGTtgatgtaataatattttacgtGATTACGTTGATACTACTGGTGTACGGATTGAAAAAATTGTGTTGGAGGACGTTGTTTAAACAAGTTGTCGCTAAGAAGAAGTTTGACTAG